The following DNA comes from Manduca sexta isolate Smith_Timp_Sample1 unplaced genomic scaffold, JHU_Msex_v1.0 HiC_scaffold_3076, whole genome shotgun sequence.
tccATTTTAAGTGGTTCTTTCTGCATTAGAGTTCATATAGCTCAGGTATGGcgacattttaatatcattggAATAAGAACTTGAACAAGAACTAGTGGAGGGGTACTCTTCAAAACCAAATACTGTTTTGAtcttttttcgtatttaaaatattgtttgaccTTGAACTTCGAAGATACAACAAGGAAATCATCCAAATAAAGTAGgatgaaatgattttttttgtattggatttaataatgaaaaaaaaaacctttttaacaaAAGAAACCAGACCACAAAAATTTCTGtttttatacagatttttttatactttatttaaacatgTGTTTGGCTGATATTATGCAATTAAGTGTTGTCTTTAAAACATACGCACTAGTTAGTGGTTCCAcaaagaaatagaaataaatgttgTAACAATGCATTCATAATTATACTTACTTTTAGTTCTCCTAATAGCTCCGATGACACTTGAATTGAGGCATCTTTTGTGCTTACAGCTACTTGTGTCTCTGTCTCCtgtttatttacttcaatataaaCTTGATGTGATGCatctttgtattgttttttatgtttgacaCTTTCAAGTTCCACTTGCAAAGCTAAAATTTCAGCTTCTGGAaacatttgtgtaaaatttatttaattacttttaaaattattcaataatattctcTTATTAGTTATACTGATATAATACATTGTGTTAAAGCCATTTAATGTTGGTGGCATAAACATTTTGGGTTGGAAGAGGAATGATTATTGTTGGAATTTTGGTTGGAAAACAGAGTCAgtccaaaacatttttaaatgtttttccatcttaaaattacttaattgttTGGAGTcagaagttggtggtgtgataaccctataataaattatgtgtgtattctttgtgaattatcgcttgctttaatggtgaagtaaaacatcgtgaggaaacctgcacacctgagaagttctctataggaattttgggggtgtgtgaagtctaccaactcgcactaggccagcttggtggactaaggcctaatttcCCTCAATAgcagaggaggtccgtgcccagcagcgggacagtttataatacagggctgatgatggtggcttctgcacctgatctctGGTTATGTTAGAGTGTCATCTCatcagactatgagagtgaaggaacattGAGAGCACCTGTGTAGTGTGcttacacttgtgcactatagtaTAACTTGCTTAAAAAGCTGATACTATCAAGATTAGCTGTCATAGCCAAAATTCACTGGGAGTGGATTTAAAGGTAGttagttaaaacaaatttcatactGATTATTCTAACCTTTAGTAGAGACTAAGGACCCTATGAGTCACATACCAAACAGATAGATGattacttacaataaaacaatttggtagtagtaagtataaaaaaacatatattgtaAGTAATGGAATATGGCAAgagtaaaaaagaaattattgctcttactataatattttctaaagttTTGATTTGAAATTACCTTTTCATTGAACTTACTTAGTTGTGTTTGTTCATGTGTGCAGTCGGTGAGGCATAGGATAGCTTTTTGCACTATTTCAACTTTTGGATATTGCACATTTTCACTTCAATTAAATCCCTGGCTTTGTTTATAGATATTACTATTTCCCCGAGTTTTGTAAGGGCATCGTTGAATTTGTAACGTCTTTGACGCTCCCATTCTCGACATCTCCTGAAAAGTTGTATCATAAGAAATAACGGTATATCTATACATTAGatcgataaatttattgaaataaattttttcaTATACATAAACTACATAAGTTGTAAATTTACTTACGTTGGAGAACGTTTATTACCCGTTTCCATAATTCATTTAATAGAAATAACAGTTCGTTACTTGCTTTTTCTATGTACATTAATAGAAAAAacgatttaaaacattaattatggtttatcttttaattttcatgacatttaagattattaaaacattaGGGACAATTGACAAACAGTTGACAAACATATATGAAGTGACATATCACATAAGACATTTGACTAAACTAGTGCTGAGCGAACACATGATACAAATGTGAAATCCCTCAAAAATACCTATCTTAAGAAACTCCAAAAACTTCATACGTCATGGACTAAACTCTAAACGAATTTATAACAAACCAAATATGGTAATTCACGTAAAGGTTTATTTGTAATGATATTACAGTGCTACGAATCGATACTATatcgatattaataaaatatcattcgaTTCATCATGGCTTCCCTAAATGATAAGTCACTCTGAATCactcgaataaaatattttcaagagtCGGTGTGAGTAGCGCTTAGGTAAAACAAAGTATAGCGatacatatatttttccttGGCTTTTTAGAGCAGGGAGTGGTGTTTGCgtttatttaccaaataaaaacAAGAGTTAATAAGACTTTCATGAGGTCGATATTTTGTCCACTGAGTTGCATCTAATAGGTAGTCTCAAAAAAGTAAACCGAACAGGTTTGTGTGTTGCGCGAAGTGTGATTAGAACTAACAAAATGTCGCTGTATCCGTCTCTGGAAGATATGAAGGTGGATAGCATGGCGAGAGCCCAAGTGGTGCACCAACATGTAACGCCCAGCAGCTTGCCTCCAGCGACCAGGGGGGGCCTAGCGCTCCCACCATGTACCCCGCCCTCGGGGACTACATGGGACTGGAATTATCGGCTGATGTTATTGCTCGCAATATGCCCGAATATCAGGTTCAAACGGTGAggatttattttactatatagcTTGACAGGCAGTTGTGCAATCTAAAAAGTAGAAAGAGAGATTTATGAACAAAAAGTTATTGGTAAAACCCATATCCAAATGACTCATACCTAACGACCTACCTTTATCTCtatgttgtaaataaatgtttcttctGGGTTATTCTAAATTCATAGtgtattattcttttatattattatagaactctataatttattaactgatggtttttttttattgtaaggataatatactttaaaatttattccatagaatttttataaaaaacagttCAGTTCAAGGAAAAACCGAACTACAATGTTCAACAATACAGTCTCAAGGACAttaaccaatattttaaattcaaggtTGACACTATTTTATTACCACTTATACTAAATGTTAGGTTTATTTAATTCTAGATCCAACCTGGAGGTACTATGAACAACCTAATAGCTCCTTTATCATCACAATCTATGACCTTGGCAAAATCAATTGTTACTCAAGCCATTAGACCTGTTGTAATGTGCAAGGATAAAGATGGCAAGTGTGGTGTCAGGCTGCATGCTGTTAATAGTGGCATATTTGTCTGCTATGTCGGTGCCAACAGCCCTGCAGCACTAGCTGGATTGAGATTTGGAGACCAGATTCTTGAAATCAATAATGTACCTGTAGCTGGAATGACTATGGATCAATGTCACAACTTATTGAAGAAAGCACCTGTAAATGGAATCAATTTGGCTGTTCGTGACaggtttgttgtttttttttatgtagattattattacagattcattatatgtatatataggtCTTAAGAAAATATAACCTTAATAAAGTCGACATAGTAGAATGTGTTTCTAACTTTTTCAGACCATGTGTCATGTGAATGCAATAAGACTGAAAAAATCCTCTTTTATACTCCTTTAAGTGCCATTTTGAACCTGAGTAGGGTTATAGATTTCAATTAATCAGTTAAAAATACCTAttgataaaatctgtaaatgtGGCAGTTCGAATTTTGCTCATAACAAAAAAGGGTTTTTATGCTGGGTATTgtgtcattaattatttattatttactaatcaAGTAATGTAGACTCATTTGGGTTAGTAaagaatacttatatttattagtaaagcaATGGTGAGGCAATAAACAATGTCCACTACTACACACTTCATGGCAGGGCATGCATCCTGCAGCAATGGTTCACAAAGACAAGTCTAGCCTATTTGCAAACATGTTCAATATaccatttataaaatgataggaagctatttttaaaaccaattaattggattattgtaaacaaagttCAAGATTTAAGATCATAACAAAGTTGTctgttgtttattttgattgatttctgTGTTACCATATGACCCTATCATAAAAACATGACAATTTTACAGTATGATTTGTAAAGTACATGGTAGCTAAATAGTGCACTTTTTTCCCCTTTTCATGTTCAACAcatttcataaaactaaaagTTGTACAATTCTGTAttgataaaacttaataataagttttaataatataaaatgcattattaaaagctatgttatttgttttcagACCATTCGAGAGGACCATAACACTTCACAAGGACTCGCTTGGACATGTCGGTTTCCACTTTAAAGATGGCAAAATTGTAGGGTTGGTTAAAGATTCGTCTGCAGCTCGAAATGGATTGCTAACAGACCATCAGTTGTTGGAAATAAACACTATTAATGTAGTGGGTATGAAAGATAAGGAAATATCGAAAGTGATTGACAACAGCCCTTCTGTTGTGAACATCACAATTATTCCACACTATATATACCACCACATGATAAGCAAGTGAGTAATTTATGATTCAGGGATATTCTGCTTCCCGAATAATAAATGcgtgtgtaatttttatttgtcatcaTACCAATTTGcgtaaatgttattaattataatcacgTCAATTATGAcgtatcataattattattcaatatataataatgagttttatttgaatgaggGTTTTAAATATAGACAATTTGCAAGTATGATGGGTCtgttaattagtattttattttaaatttaaatactttcccattttatttacaaaacttttccATTCCACAGGATGTCCTCTTCACTCTTTAAGGATTTGGATCGCACACCGGCTGTGTAAAgaaaaaatgaatattgttcgaaaaactaaagatttttacgtaatttgagattcaaatatttttacatcccacgaattcttattattatattcactattactttatatcataaattatgGCACTGTAAACCTTTAATCtacattatattgaaataaatgttaatattggtACTATCcatatatttaaagaaagagGTCtgcaaagatattttattgcttacgGTTACAATTACATATATGGCTTAattgaaaagtaattaaaacatcCTATTATTTCAGGTCCCTTTCTTTATGTATGGGTCATACATTATCTGTTAGTGTCAGAGTTAAATTttgttaagaattatttttttaagttagcAATACAGTAGTCAGTAAGGCTGTGAAAATATTGAGCCAACAATCAAATCCAGGACAGTAGGAACATGATGCCgtgtgataaattaatatttgaatgtgtTGTCACGgtgctaaaacaagtttagaTGGTCATTGGTTGATTAAGTGTCATGGAAGGTGTTAATGTTAAATGCGAAATGATGTATGTGATAAGTAAAAGTTTTAGTGTGTGCTAAGTTTTGTGCAAATTTTGAGATTGTAATTATAtaccaaaaatgtttttataagtattaatgtAGCACTCACTTTCCCGCACAGCatttaaaatgacaaatttattaCCGAATTGTCCTACATTcccttattattttacaaatccatatttacatttatgaGTAGCTATCTAGTGAAATGCCGAACATTACAATGTCTGGAATACTCTACTTTGAGAGCAGAAAATTATGGTTATTACATAGATTCGCGTTTTAAAAATTCATCTATTACATAGTTTATATTCATCGCACGGAACATGACTGGGACGATTAGAGCCTCaccaggaatataaaaaaatcgccattttttggtaaaaattggGACTAGTTTCCGGCAaacttcatattaaaaataaaaagtaaaattggcGACTACGAAACAGGTTATTTGTTTTCCTTGTCAGGATATTGCTATCGGTAAACCAGTACATGTTCTATATAAATACATCGTTTTAGATAATCTGTATATTTCAGACACAATATTGATTATCCAGTAACAAATATTACtagaaatgtaatattgaaAACGACAATTTTTCCGAAACTATTCAATGTGTCTCTGggtaattatacaaaaaaaaatatatatattatcattattgttataaatgttagTGTATGTTGCCATAGACTTAGGTTAttagttatttgaaatattcatgGCTATTTTAAGGGTGAcatcttgttttttattaaatgagaaaacaaataatattgcgAATTCTTAAATGCCacacagaatatatttttttatacttttatgtgaATCTTTTGAATATATCTacattatcttaaataaatatctactttgacagataaattagttttattattgcttaTAATTACACTATGTAATATAGTCCAGTCCACACGATCATTTTTTTCCAATACAGCACCTTTGTATTTCAAGTTGTTTAAATACGCAAAATACACCTTATGATAATAACAATCGATGTCGACTACTTAGGGACAATCCACAGTACACACTTCCTGGTTTGCATTTACACAGGTATTTATATAAAGGAGAGTCAAATGAGTAACACGGATACaatcaaattacatttattttattacttggtCAGTAAACTATATCCAATGGATTCTGGAAGGTCCAGTTCGGTTTGAGTATGATTTCAGGGCACGACCATGACTTTGGTATAAAAAAGCTATCGCTTTCGGAGGGTGGACAGTTTTTGCGAGCGAAATATTCCATCGGATATAAACTCCACAAAATACCTGgaaataaaaatggtttagaGTATTGGCTGTGCCTATACGATCAaggaaaaaatcgataaaaaatatctagttATGTAGTTCGTTGGTATACCTATTGTCGACCATAACTAAGATTTTTGGTCACACTATGTTTAGTGAATaagcataaatatataatggcGTTCTagaaaattttcataattctcGCTGAGCGACAAGATCTATCAATGACAATACTCGCTCACCTATGCTCGCTTAGCGGTCTGAACACTCGCCGAGAGACTCCACGCCGTCATTCTCTACTAGTGTTCGTTATAGTCAATTACTCGTAAATTGGTCATCACGCTTGTAGGTTCACTCGCTATAGACTACCGACGAAAAGATCGGAACTATACACTCTCTTTGATGCTCGTTAACTCGTGTCTAATTTTTAGCATTCTCGCAGCTCGTTCATTGTCGGCGGTGAGACAAGTGCCTAATGCAATGTTAATGCTTGTTAAATCCACTTCCTGCCCTTATCTCTAATCCCGTTCGAATGTAGAGTCAacataacacatttatttactCTTGACGTAGAAAGAATTTGGGCTAGTTTTTACGAACGCCGTTGGTTTAACAAAAATTGCTTCTGATTTCTCTAATCCTGGATTAAAGATGTTGGAAAAAGTGTTTCCCGATCTGGGAATTGAACCCAGGACTTTTCAGTCTCATATACTACCAGTAACTAAACAGAGGAGGCAATATTAATTGTTACCAACTATTGAacaatgacattattttttagaatttaataagGGACTCACCGTTACCAAAAAAGAAAGACAACcacataaataagttaaatacaTTGGGAAACCGTCGCCCGTTAGTGGACGTTAGTGGTAACATTAGGACTCCTAACACTCCGAACTCCGTCATAAGCACAGGATAGAAGAAGCCAAATGAAAGGGCCAGTACCACTTCATGCGCCAGCGCTGAAACCTGTAAAATGAttgttcattttttaataattttatggactaattaactaaaaacttacaaatttagatataaaataaggtATTACAGGCATGCCATACTAAATCCGGATTGAGacggattttaaaaatagatttgtaatgaacaaatatatacttatatcacATGTCTCCTTAATTAGTTTATGTTGTAGGTATGTATAACATGGACTAGCCCGGGggggacgaattacgtatcaaatagcggaacctcgcgcCTCCCCAACCTATGTGAGtcacaatttttataatgttaaatataaagcCTACTTCATTCATTAAAAAACATGGACTAGCCATAATACCAATACACAATACCTCATGCACTGATGTACGTTGGTACTTATCTACAGCAGTAGCTAACTATTCcttagatacatacatacatctataAAGTAGGGATATGGCGAAATGATAGTCTATAGATGTTGATCGTTAGATTAtatgttattacaaaaataaagataatctTGTCTAGATAAGCCTTTCTTAGTTAAAATAGTTATCTTTGACGGTTCGTAAAACCTTAAGAtctgcataaataaaaatgttgacttcAACTTTCTCTTTACTTAATAGGTGTTTGTTAAGTTTTGCTTATAAACTCAAAGTACATATTGATTCGATGGGCACTTGGGATCAATCGAAACCCTTGGGTGTTCAATGCCGAGAAGTTTGTTTATGTGCCCCAAGTTTTGTTGTAAGagcttttgttaaatatttatttgcgatGTGATGAGACTCCAAACCATTTGGCACTAATTTGGCAAACTTGTATTGGGCGGTTAGCATTCATTGAAACAATGTGTCGTATACAAAGTTCTTAGAAGATTTGTAGCCATAATAAACTTTGCAATTGCTAAATTTGTTAACGAGTGGTGAAACTGCGAATAGTGTAATGTACTACAGGTAGGTactgaataactttatttataattatgtacctactacgcacttaatgttattatttggaAACCTACTAATTGgttttttgtaatgatttcctaaataaagctgaatagaaaaaccctcTAAGAAGTCGCAGTTTAATAACAGTATAATCATCTATTGAACTATGAAGATACCGTAATTTGTAGGGTTCGATatttaggttattttatttgtgccaGTTTTCCCATTCTATGGGTCAACACATGGGTGTAAAATGGGGCTTAAAGTGAGGATAAGAGGCACGAGTGTGTAAGTGTATGTAAGCATATGGTTAGGAGTACTTATTGAATTTTCAAGGATTTGAATCTTTAAAAATCACTTACGAAAAATACAATGAATGTCGAAAAAGCGCGCCCAGTACGAGGAGCTAGCGGCTTGTAGAGATGGTCCCGCAGCCAGGAATATACTACGCGGTTCCAAGCGCGGTAATAGCGGGAAAAGCGTGAGGTTGTCCACCAGTcctgaaattaattattacccCATAATGCATGATTATAATGGTTATGCGTACATTTTGTGATTGCAAGAGCCTCTACAGCTTGCTCGATCGATCTATTCAGGAGATAACTACCTAATGCCACTAGATcctactatattttatatttgtacctAGTAGagggaggtccgtgcccagaaatatattatataatattatacaggtaTAGTCCTTAGCGTTTCTAAATAAcaaggattatttttattttgattacagaAAAGTTATAAACTACATGGTTGCCTAATCTATACGTTGGAGATGGAATCAAATGTCACGCAGAGGTCTGTGTTACAATGGATTGTCCGATAACCATTAGattttttctaacaaacatatatccAACTAAAACATACATTTACGAAGAATTTGTAACCCGAATTAAAAGATTTGCCAATGGTACCGAATAATGAGCTTATCAGTGAAACGGGATCATTGAGCCGCATCAGGGTGAAAAGGAAAATTTTAGATCGAAACTATTACCAGAAAGAGCAAATTGATCGTTATCTAAATCTTCGTTTTCGTGAAGAATGTGTTGTTGTTACTTATTTTTCTGTAGGCATAAGAGTTGttttactttgaaattaatGTCGTTTCTTTATACCCCTTGTCTTATTTACCCAGTTTTACAGTAGCCTATTGTAGCATATTCTGTTTAGCTTTTGTTCGTGGCTTCACCCGCGTAAAAGAGCTTTTCCGGGAAGAAAgttctgctatatattttttcgggataaaatgtagcttatgtcccagggtcttaaataatatccataccaaattttatataaatctgtttggtagtttttgagtatatcgcGTTCGGAGAGACAGATATACGCGACGGgctattcttttttatattaaattgtaaggATGTATTTTAGTATAGAGCGTTGGTATAATACAGGATCACGAGGCAAACACCTTGATCCAATATTACTGTTAACCTGTCactaaaaattatgaaatggtGCATAAAAAATAGTGCTTCAGGTTTTGTTGTTCATATTAGTAAATGTTGTCGGATTTAGTAGTAATTTTGAATTGTCTTGTGATCCAGTATTAGCGTTAAATGCATTAAATAGGcaagtaattatattatgtattgccGTCTTCATACCTCGTAGAAAAGCCTGTCTCCAAACCGAAGAATTTCGGCGAATGCATTAAGCCAGGCCTGCAGCACGCAGTAGAATCCGCACAAAAAGGAGAGCACTCCTGGGAGCACGCATGCGAACATACCTCGCACCACTGTGCCTGCTTCAACCTAAAATCAAACTTATTCCTGAGGAAATATATTAGGTGTATATACGCATGTTTTTTAACTGGGAAAACCAATGTCACAGAAAATTTTagcatagacattttttatcaaGTTGCTCAGATATTTTTCTTCTCATATAGTGAAatgattttttacataaaactaGGGCGAtacgcattatttttttttatcaatatgaaTCATTTTTATGGACATCTCACATTTGACCAAAAAATGACCATGCCAAAATTGTCTGTAACATATAATTACCTACTTAGGTACGCTGCCACTTAAGTATAAGTGGGTACCTACGCCAAGAAGGCGATTTGTGGAtgcaatttcaataaataacaatagttaGTAGTACTTATCTTATATctgataataaaactatattttacccGTGATTGTTTCCCATAGTCGGACCAGTAAGGTAGGATGAATCGTTCCCATAAGAAACTATTGTAGAAAATGATGGCTGCCACTTCTATGAAATGGAATAAAACTACGCCCCATCTAGTTTTTTTCGTTCTgaatagaaaaagtaaatatattattcatcctTTAGACAGTAAaagcctgtttcacaactttaagtagctaaatatattatgttagtttTCACATAAATGTACAAGCCgacaaaatacaatattcaaactctaatctatgctcgcAAATAGATGATATTAAAATGAGTATAATATACTATGTATATTAATAGCTGCTTAACccattaaattgtttttcaattGAGCGACTGCATGTAGCCCTTTGAGAGCGAATTTATAAAGCATAGtaaattctatttttgttaatacatttttgacaACCTGGACAATAAATACGATAACTGTCGTATGAAGtttacttaaaacttgtgaaacagtcATTAGTATAAAACTATGCTTTATTACTTATAGGCACGTAGATACTTAAAGTGTTATCTTTAAGCCAAAGTTCTCGGGCATCTGGCCTACATAGCTAGTAGTTGATTAATTAGAATTCGATTTATGTGAAATCTCTACCTGCGTTTAGCTTCACTTCAATTGTGGGACAATTCATTTAGGATCTGACGTATAATCTTCAGAAATTCATTTATTGTCAGGATTGTTTTTCATCATAAATAAgactgataattatattattttcacaataataaaaaaaagttaaaaaaaattatcacctTGGATATTGATCTCTGTATACCAATGTAGGtgcaaaaataaagtaaacgtaATGTTGGAATGAAGGCAGAGGAGGACCCTTTCCAAAGCACCGAGGACCACACGCCACGGCAACTGCGTGGATTTTCATTGCCAACCTAAactgaaaatagaaaaatatttattgaattcataatatataactttgatTATACATCCAGGACGATCTAGAGGTGAGGTAACGTAGCTGGGTTTACCCCGTTTCTTTCTACTCATAAGCTACGGACAAATTATAGTGTGAAGGTGTAGCCAATTTCAATTAAGTATACAATGTAATTCTTCCTATACACCCGGTATACGTATTACGTAGTAATGTACACTTAGGTAGAATGATGAGTTGTTGACAAAGACAATCTAGTTTTGttgtaatgtatatattattctaaCTAGTAATATGTCAATGGTTGAAATTTGACggtaattcattaaattttcaAGTTTGAACGTTTTTGAATCATTTCTCTATATGAACTTGTACTCTTTCATGTGGGCAAAGGCGTGAGCAaaagtatatattgtataatgtacaaatatatttctatattcaatgtaattatgccaaatttcacATTCCTTCTCGCGCGCAATGTGATTAAAAGGAGGACAAAGTTTTTCATCATGTtctaatataatacttatatgtgTTTTAATTGTGATGATTGGTAACACTGGCATAATGTTGCATCCAATATCGTATCTTTCAGAAAAATAATGGAAGAAAAACTAATTAGGTGATAATAGAGTCCATTAAGGCAAACCTTGGTTTTTGCACAATTTACACAGCTGTGTATGTTATACTTGAGCTAGTAAtgtaacaatatattgtatgtaGTACATTAGAAAAAATTGCCTACCGTATGTACTGTAGATGATATTTTaggtgtaattatttaaattacctaGAATTGCAttaagtaaaatacattttaatgaaacattttagATGCAgataaaattcttttgtgtgTATGATACAAGaagtagtataaaatatatattgctaaTAACACATCCTATACAAGTATTGTAGGGTAcctattatttcattttataactaGTTACTGATCAAGTTGATAAATTACATCCAATAGTTTTAAAACATCATTGTTACCTTTAAGAGCGagaaaaaacaatgtatttgtAATTAAGTCTG
Coding sequences within:
- the LOC115443132 gene encoding sterol O-acyltransferase 1, whose protein sequence is LLKLFSNGSQLLSLIKFSGASQGFVILGISGLVFLEGALIGVPIWNLSQKHLALVSSVTVTCEMFRLAMKIHAVAVACGPRCFGKGPPLPSFQHYVYFIFAPTLVYRDQYPRTKKTRWGVVLFHFIEVAAIIFYNSFLWERFILPYWSDYGKQSRVEAGTVVRGMFACVLPGVLSFLCGFYCVLQAWLNAFAEILRFGDRLFYEDWWTTSRFSRYYRAWNRVVYSWLRDHLYKPLAPRTGRAFSTFIVFFVSALAHEVVLALSFGFFYPVLMTEFGVLGVLMLPLTSTNGRRFPNVFNLFMWLSFFFGNGILWSLYPMEYFARKNCPPSESDSFFIPKSWSCPEIILKPNWTFQNPLDIVY
- the LOC115443133 gene encoding LOW QUALITY PROTEIN: syntenin-1 (The sequence of the model RefSeq protein was modified relative to this genomic sequence to represent the inferred CDS: deleted 2 bases in 1 codon), producing the protein MSLYPSLEDMKVDSMARAQVVHQHVTPSSLPPATRGPSAPTMYPALGDYMGLELSADVIARNMPEYQVQTIQPGGTMNNLIAPLSSQSMTLAKSIVTQAIRPVVMCKDKDGKCGVRLHAVNSGIFVCYVGANSPAALAGLRFGDQILEINNVPVAGMTMDQCHNLLKKAPVNGINLAVRDRPFERTITLHKDSLGHVGFHFKDGKIVGLVKDSSAARNGLLTDHQLLEINTINVVGMKDKEISKVIDNSPSVVNITIIPHYIYHHMISKMSSSLFKDLDRTPAV